One genomic segment of Caldimonas brevitalea includes these proteins:
- a CDS encoding DUF6929 family protein, whose protein sequence is MLQVTPLRTLQLDPGPDTTAPLHLSAASGLVRVGERLYVVADDENALGVFDLSNDGAGQRFRVFEGALPAGHPERKATKPDLEALTLLPAFPDHPFGALLAVGSGSRPTRLRAALVPLDNRGEIDGAARPVDLTPLLEPLRLHFPELNIEGAFVAPDRLCLLQRGNRATPVNACVTFTWPEVERWLCGAGPAPAAVSITRFDLGLLHGTPLCFTDGCALPDGGWVFCAAAEDTPDSYADGRCLGSAVGVVDAAGSVRALEALNLVCKVEGIDATLRGDRIDLLMVTDADDRDLPARLLSATLSLPPTS, encoded by the coding sequence ATGCTTCAAGTCACCCCCCTCCGCACCCTCCAGCTGGACCCAGGACCCGACACGACCGCCCCGCTCCACTTGAGCGCCGCGAGCGGCCTGGTGCGCGTCGGTGAACGCCTCTACGTGGTGGCCGACGACGAAAACGCGCTGGGCGTCTTCGACCTGTCGAACGATGGAGCCGGCCAGCGCTTTCGCGTCTTCGAGGGCGCGCTGCCGGCGGGCCATCCCGAGCGCAAGGCCACCAAGCCGGACCTGGAAGCATTGACCTTGCTGCCAGCCTTCCCCGACCACCCGTTCGGCGCGCTGTTGGCCGTGGGTTCGGGATCGCGTCCTACACGCTTGCGCGCAGCGCTGGTGCCTCTCGATAACCGGGGGGAGATCGACGGTGCAGCGCGGCCGGTCGACCTGACGCCGCTGCTCGAGCCACTGCGCTTGCACTTCCCCGAGCTGAACATCGAGGGCGCCTTCGTCGCGCCAGATCGGCTGTGCTTGCTGCAACGCGGCAACCGGGCGACGCCGGTCAATGCTTGTGTCACCTTCACCTGGCCCGAGGTCGAACGCTGGCTGTGCGGCGCAGGCCCCGCACCTGCCGCTGTGTCGATCACCCGCTTCGATCTGGGCCTGCTCCATGGCACGCCCCTGTGCTTCACCGACGGTTGCGCGCTGCCCGACGGCGGATGGGTGTTTTGCGCGGCGGCCGAGGACACGCCCGACAGCTACGCCGACGGGCGCTGTCTGGGCTCGGCCGTGGGTGTCGTCGACGCGGCCGGAAGCGTCCGGGCCCTGGAAGCGCTGAACCTCGTCTGCAAGGTCGAGGGCATCGACGCCACCTTGCGCGGCGACCGCATCGACCTCCTGATGGTCACCGATGCCGACGACCGCGACCTTCCCGCGCGCTTGCTGTCGGCCACGCTGAGCCTGCCACCGACGAGCTGA
- a CDS encoding PEP-CTERM sorting domain-containing protein, translating into MNKTLLAPCAALILSVLHGPLDAAPAYQALPLPYEPDSVRSITLGERGHLVVSVSGSPSMYVHGPDGTVSLLPPLGTSPRGYGDSVAYGVNAAGQVAGHSSYFASGVYGGSRAAMWSQGRVTYLGDFGHDRWGEAYGVARFINARGQVAGDAYTYNTSGDVENYSTGFLWSEGRRVQLAGFSGATAGISARIEALNVHGQIAGNVGWSDGETHYSKAVIWDSHGVPTALPGPDSRAISLNDAGRAVGVAWGSEGGARGLLWRDGAAIDLGHLWLDGHGNSWIEPVKINNRQQVLVQASKYVNGEPAGYRAALWEAGVLREIDASAVVGHDGRVRPIDLNGAGHVVAASTVALVSFDGRSFQDLNRLVDTAALAGWTLREPTQINDAGQIVVRGWHDATGRSSYFLLTPVPEPSKGLMLGLGLFATVRRGRRPLAFGPLRAGALLRGVVPLLLLAGGSVSAGENLLRNGEFEERRLYDPDLYWPLDVPEHWDTPRFSADDQIAGGELFQNAVLWSDKRLPTADGRPDPAVWMFNAAAFGQAFTVTEAGHYRLRWTDAGTYSVRYPWEKSIPFYGDEHRGQRYAVQLGDQLLGEYQAVHGQADRWHELDLTLTPGTHSLSFAGLYHGEIERFGGSNQYARQTVVYFAAFDNVSVTAMPEPGTWALVGLGLLGLAGASRRRRHSCESAANGAGVASRSD; encoded by the coding sequence ATGAACAAGACGCTGTTGGCGCCATGCGCGGCGCTCATCCTTTCGGTTCTGCACGGTCCTCTCGACGCAGCGCCGGCCTACCAGGCCTTGCCTCTGCCATACGAGCCCGACTCGGTGCGGTCCATCACACTCGGTGAACGCGGCCACTTGGTCGTCTCGGTCAGCGGGTCGCCTTCGATGTACGTGCACGGACCTGACGGCACCGTCAGCCTGCTGCCGCCGCTGGGCACGAGTCCTCGTGGCTATGGCGACAGCGTCGCGTACGGCGTCAATGCGGCAGGCCAGGTAGCCGGCCATTCGAGCTACTTCGCCTCGGGCGTGTACGGCGGCAGCCGCGCGGCGATGTGGTCGCAAGGTCGCGTCACCTACCTCGGGGACTTCGGCCACGACCGGTGGGGCGAGGCCTACGGCGTGGCCCGTTTCATCAACGCGCGAGGTCAGGTGGCCGGCGACGCCTACACCTACAACACCTCGGGCGACGTCGAGAACTACAGCACCGGGTTCCTGTGGTCCGAGGGACGGCGGGTGCAGCTGGCCGGCTTCTCGGGCGCGACAGCCGGCATCTCGGCCCGCATTGAGGCATTGAACGTACACGGTCAGATCGCTGGCAACGTGGGCTGGTCCGATGGCGAGACGCATTACTCCAAGGCGGTGATCTGGGACAGCCACGGCGTCCCGACCGCGCTGCCAGGGCCCGACAGCCGCGCCATCTCGTTGAATGACGCCGGGCGGGCCGTCGGGGTGGCCTGGGGCAGCGAAGGCGGAGCGCGCGGCCTGCTGTGGCGCGACGGTGCCGCCATCGACCTGGGGCATCTCTGGCTGGATGGCCATGGGAACAGTTGGATCGAGCCGGTCAAGATCAACAACCGCCAACAGGTGCTGGTCCAGGCCTCCAAGTATGTGAACGGGGAACCGGCCGGCTACCGGGCCGCGTTGTGGGAAGCGGGCGTGCTGCGCGAGATCGATGCGTCAGCGGTGGTGGGGCACGATGGCCGGGTGCGGCCGATCGACCTCAACGGCGCCGGGCACGTGGTGGCCGCCAGCACCGTCGCGCTCGTGTCGTTCGACGGGCGCTCCTTCCAGGACCTGAATCGCCTGGTCGACACCGCAGCGCTGGCCGGTTGGACCCTGCGGGAACCGACGCAGATCAATGATGCGGGCCAGATCGTCGTGCGGGGCTGGCACGACGCGACCGGCCGTTCGTCCTACTTCCTGTTGACCCCGGTGCCGGAGCCCTCGAAGGGCCTGATGCTGGGGTTGGGCCTGTTCGCCACCGTCCGTCGAGGACGGCGGCCTCTCGCGTTCGGGCCGTTGCGTGCGGGCGCCCTCCTCCGCGGTGTGGTGCCCTTGCTGCTGCTCGCCGGCGGTTCCGTGTCGGCGGGGGAGAACCTGCTGCGCAACGGCGAGTTCGAGGAACGCCGCCTCTACGACCCCGACCTCTACTGGCCGCTGGACGTGCCCGAGCACTGGGACACGCCCCGGTTCAGCGCCGACGATCAGATCGCCGGCGGCGAGCTGTTCCAGAATGCGGTGTTGTGGTCGGACAAGCGTCTGCCGACGGCGGACGGCCGGCCCGACCCCGCCGTCTGGATGTTCAACGCGGCGGCCTTCGGGCAGGCCTTCACGGTGACCGAGGCCGGTCACTATCGCTTGAGGTGGACCGATGCCGGCACCTACTCGGTTCGCTATCCGTGGGAGAAGAGCATTCCCTTTTACGGTGACGAGCACCGCGGCCAGCGTTATGCGGTGCAGTTGGGGGACCAGTTGCTCGGTGAGTACCAGGCGGTGCACGGGCAGGCCGACCGGTGGCACGAACTGGATCTCACGTTGACGCCGGGCACCCACTCCCTGAGCTTCGCCGGCCTCTACCACGGCGAGATCGAGCGCTTTGGCGGCTCGAACCAGTATGCGCGGCAGACGGTGGTCTACTTCGCCGCCTTCGACAACGTCTCGGTCACCGCGATGCCGGAGCCCGGCACTTGGGCGCTCGTCGGGCTAGGCTTGCTCGGTTTGGCCGGCGCCAGCCGCCGGCGCCGACACTCGTGCGAGTCGGCCGCGAACGGCGCCGGGGTCGCGAGCCGCAGCGACTGA
- a CDS encoding PEP-CTERM sorting domain-containing protein codes for MPSRLSGVSVVCVFVVGMVLAGPGRAGAVAEARLSELQFSLVDLAPDDGIAPSFSIVADPDAPNRQRTELTVSVDHSGLGTHDDAILADFSFIATLNLTRSVTLQQAEASTTDTSLQARAVSLARGSATAFASAESNVFFADDFGISVSPHTALTVTADASVTALDTGAAGAEGHAYEHARAEAFLRIRGADPGDGSGPQDSFSQRSAITAVDAAVDDLDNSGLLSISFHNLSAAPLFGYLSARATASAFGVTAVVPEPASAALVLAGLAALVAARRARR; via the coding sequence ATGCCGTCTCGACTGTCCGGTGTGTCCGTGGTGTGTGTTTTCGTGGTCGGCATGGTGCTGGCCGGCCCTGGTCGAGCGGGTGCCGTGGCTGAAGCGCGTTTGAGCGAGTTGCAGTTCTCGCTGGTCGACCTCGCACCGGACGACGGCATCGCGCCGTCGTTCTCGATCGTGGCCGACCCGGACGCGCCCAACCGCCAGCGCACCGAGCTGACGGTGTCGGTCGACCACAGCGGGCTGGGCACGCACGACGACGCCATCCTGGCCGACTTCTCCTTCATCGCGACGCTGAACCTCACCCGGTCGGTCACCCTCCAGCAGGCTGAGGCCAGCACCACCGACACGTCCTTGCAGGCGCGTGCGGTCAGCCTGGCGCGCGGCAGCGCGACCGCCTTTGCCTCGGCGGAGAGCAACGTCTTCTTCGCGGACGACTTCGGCATCAGCGTGTCACCGCACACGGCGCTCACGGTCACGGCCGACGCGAGCGTGACGGCGCTCGACACCGGTGCCGCCGGCGCCGAGGGTCACGCCTACGAACATGCCCGGGCCGAAGCCTTCCTGCGCATCCGCGGTGCCGACCCGGGCGATGGCAGCGGCCCGCAGGACAGCTTCAGCCAACGCAGCGCCATCACCGCGGTCGACGCGGCGGTGGACGACCTGGACAACTCGGGGCTGCTGTCGATCAGCTTTCACAACCTGAGCGCGGCGCCGCTGTTCGGCTACTTGTCGGCGCGGGCCACCGCGTCGGCTTTCGGGGTGACGGCTGTGGTGCCCGAACCCGCCAGCGCGGCCCTGGTGCTCGCCGGTCTCGCTGCGCTGGTGGCGGCGCGCCGCGCCCGACGCTGA
- a CDS encoding SDR family NAD(P)-dependent oxidoreductase has translation MNQPAADQDDTLLVAPPPLPDPGRRRMLGSAAAGTVGGLVAGLAGGVALAQDARQPALPPRVGPRRFDGKVVLVTGGTSGIGRAAVWAFAAEGARVSFCGRRDAAGQALVSAVTAAGGEAHYQHADVLNEGEVRDFVNRTVQRLGRLDIAFNNAGISIEKPLHEFGTDEWDRVQHTNVRGVFLAMKYELPHMMSAGGGVVLVTSSIAALGSHPGRSAYSASKRALLGLVQGAALDYARHNIRINALLPGTVDTPLVRGLAGMTEVPDAMWQVMARQWAKLNVPGQQRMATAEEIAAFALALCSDDFPYMTGSHMVLDGGKTSLG, from the coding sequence ATGAACCAGCCCGCTGCAGATCAGGACGACACCCTCTTGGTGGCTCCGCCGCCGCTGCCCGACCCCGGCCGCCGGCGCATGCTTGGCAGCGCTGCCGCCGGGACGGTGGGCGGCCTGGTGGCCGGCCTGGCCGGAGGTGTGGCGCTGGCGCAGGACGCGCGCCAGCCGGCGCTTCCGCCCCGTGTCGGCCCGCGCCGCTTCGACGGCAAGGTGGTGCTGGTGACCGGCGGCACCTCGGGCATCGGCCGTGCCGCGGTCTGGGCCTTTGCGGCCGAAGGCGCGCGCGTGAGCTTTTGCGGCCGCCGCGACGCCGCGGGCCAGGCGCTGGTCAGCGCCGTGACGGCGGCGGGCGGCGAAGCCCACTATCAACACGCCGACGTGCTGAACGAGGGTGAGGTGCGCGACTTCGTCAACCGCACGGTGCAGCGCCTGGGCCGGCTGGACATCGCCTTCAACAACGCCGGCATCTCGATCGAAAAGCCGCTGCACGAGTTCGGCACCGACGAATGGGACCGCGTGCAGCACACCAACGTGCGCGGTGTCTTCCTGGCGATGAAGTATGAGTTGCCGCACATGATGTCGGCCGGCGGCGGCGTGGTGCTGGTCACCTCGTCGATCGCCGCGCTGGGCAGCCACCCCGGCCGCTCGGCCTATAGCGCGAGCAAACGAGCCTTGCTGGGCCTGGTGCAGGGCGCCGCGCTCGACTATGCGCGCCACAACATCCGCATCAACGCCCTGCTGCCCGGGACCGTCGACACCCCGCTGGTGCGCGGGCTGGCGGGCATGACCGAAGTGCCGGATGCCATGTGGCAGGTGATGGCACGTCAATGGGCGAAGCTGAACGTGCCGGGCCAGCAACGCATGGCCACCGCCGAGGAGATCGCGGCCTTTGCGCTGGCCTTGTGCAGCGACGACTTCCCCTACATGACCGGCTCACACATGGTGCTGGACGGCGGCAAGACGTCGCTGGGCTGA
- a CDS encoding glycerol-3-phosphate dehydrogenase/oxidase — MSLRSTCVSRLKTAVFDTLVVGGGINGAVTAAALAERGARVGLIDARDFAGVASQQSSNLVWGGIKYMESFEFALVNKLCASRNHLMRSYPSSVREMRFFTVHETGFRHSLAKLYAGTWLYWLMGRGQTRIPRWMSTATIRAEEPVINLDGCDGGFEYSDAYLIDNDARFVFQFIRAALDAGAAAANYVESQSAVRGSDGLWQVQAVDRISGERFKILARTLVNACGAFVDQHNIRSRQTTQHAHVYSKGIHLIVDRITDSRRILTFFADDGRLFFAIPMGDKTCIGTTDTRVDDPLPQVTEADRRFVLDNINKRLKLARPLQTSDIIAERCGVRPLVVKQGGGGTPDWLQMSRKHVVESNRERRHVSIFGGKLTDCLNVGEELCEEIVKMGVPLPHPRRRWYGEGRPEQRELLLRQCAELALPTPSAAAGEEGSGERLWRLYGEAAFELLETLRADPSAAEIVIEGTDYMRCELALCARREMVTTLEDFLRRRTKIELTLGRARLQASKGLPEACRLLFGQDAQRQLDAYFASGAAPVRTEQRAAALA, encoded by the coding sequence ATGTCCTTGCGTTCCACCTGTGTTTCCCGACTCAAAACCGCCGTGTTCGACACCCTGGTCGTCGGCGGCGGCATCAACGGCGCGGTCACGGCGGCCGCGCTGGCCGAACGCGGCGCCCGCGTCGGCTTGATCGATGCGCGCGATTTCGCCGGCGTCGCCAGCCAGCAGTCGTCCAACCTGGTGTGGGGCGGCATCAAATACATGGAGTCGTTCGAGTTCGCATTGGTGAACAAGCTGTGCGCGTCGCGCAACCACTTGATGCGCAGCTATCCGTCGTCGGTGCGCGAAATGCGCTTCTTCACGGTGCACGAAACGGGCTTCCGGCACTCGCTGGCCAAGCTGTACGCCGGCACCTGGCTCTACTGGCTGATGGGGCGGGGCCAGACCCGCATCCCGCGCTGGATGTCGACGGCGACGATCCGCGCCGAGGAGCCGGTCATCAACCTCGACGGCTGCGACGGCGGCTTCGAGTATTCGGACGCCTATTTGATCGACAACGACGCGCGCTTCGTATTCCAGTTCATCCGCGCGGCGCTCGACGCCGGCGCGGCGGCCGCCAACTACGTCGAATCGCAAAGCGCAGTGCGCGGCAGCGACGGCCTGTGGCAGGTGCAGGCCGTCGACCGCATCAGCGGCGAACGTTTCAAGATCCTCGCGCGCACCTTGGTCAACGCCTGCGGCGCCTTCGTCGACCAGCACAACATCCGCAGCCGGCAGACCACGCAGCATGCGCACGTGTACTCCAAGGGCATCCACCTGATCGTCGACCGCATCACCGACAGCCGCCGCATCCTGACCTTCTTCGCCGACGACGGCCGCTTGTTCTTTGCGATCCCGATGGGCGACAAGACCTGCATCGGCACCACCGACACCCGGGTCGACGACCCGCTGCCGCAGGTCACCGAGGCCGACCGCCGCTTCGTGCTGGACAACATCAACAAGCGCTTGAAACTGGCGCGGCCGCTGCAGACGAGCGACATCATTGCCGAGCGCTGCGGCGTGCGACCGCTGGTGGTCAAGCAGGGCGGTGGCGGCACGCCCGACTGGCTGCAGATGTCGCGCAAGCATGTGGTCGAAAGCAACCGCGAGCGCCGGCACGTGAGCATCTTCGGCGGCAAGCTGACCGACTGCCTCAACGTCGGCGAGGAACTGTGCGAAGAGATCGTCAAGATGGGCGTGCCGCTGCCGCACCCGCGCCGCCGCTGGTACGGTGAAGGCCGGCCCGAGCAGCGCGAGCTGTTGTTGCGGCAGTGCGCCGAGCTGGCGCTGCCCACCCCCTCGGCGGCGGCCGGCGAGGAGGGGAGCGGCGAGCGGTTGTGGCGTCTGTACGGCGAGGCGGCGTTCGAGCTGCTCGAAACGCTGCGCGCCGACCCGAGCGCGGCCGAGATCGTCATCGAAGGCACCGACTACATGCGCTGCGAGTTGGCGCTGTGTGCGCGGCGCGAGATGGTGACGACGCTGGAAGATTTCCTGCGCCGGCGCACCAAGATCGAGTTGACGCTGGGGCGGGCGCGACTGCAGGCGTCGAAGGGGTTGCCGGAGGCTTGCCGGCTGTTGTTCGGCCAGGACGCGCAGCGTCAGCTGGACGCCTATTTCGCGTCAGGTGCCGCACCCGTGCGAACGGAGCAGCGCGCCGCGGCCCTCGCCTGA
- a CDS encoding LysR family transcriptional regulator has translation MKSVTFRQLRIFVEVARDLSFVRAAQTLHLTPPAVTMQVKDLEASVGMQLFHREGRTVSLSTPGEYFLVYAKRLLGTLKEAEDAMARFKRVEAGRLSIGLVSTAKYFVPRLLARFRDQHPGVELRLNVSANREQLVTLMANNEVDLAIMGRPPKDLSTRSEPFAAHPLVFVGLPDHPLLKRGPAPLSALDHEALLVREAGSGTRSAMEDVFREHRFEPCSRIEISSNETIKQAVMAGMGVSFLSLHTIGLELRSGLMAVLPIEGTPVMRTWNVVRPSSKVLSPAAEAFRYFILEEGERHLMAHDRELLGT, from the coding sequence ATGAAAAGCGTCACCTTCCGGCAGCTGCGGATCTTTGTCGAAGTGGCACGTGACCTCAGCTTCGTGCGTGCCGCGCAGACGCTGCACCTGACCCCTCCGGCCGTCACGATGCAGGTCAAGGATCTGGAGGCCAGTGTGGGTATGCAGCTGTTTCACCGTGAAGGGCGCACGGTGTCGCTCAGCACCCCCGGCGAGTACTTCCTGGTCTATGCCAAACGCCTGCTCGGAACGCTGAAGGAAGCCGAGGATGCGATGGCCCGTTTCAAGCGGGTCGAGGCAGGGCGACTCAGCATCGGGCTGGTCAGCACGGCGAAGTACTTCGTGCCGCGCTTGCTGGCCCGCTTTCGCGACCAGCATCCCGGTGTCGAGTTGCGCCTCAACGTGTCGGCCAACCGGGAGCAATTGGTCACATTGATGGCCAACAACGAGGTCGACCTCGCCATCATGGGGCGGCCGCCGAAAGACCTGTCGACCCGCTCCGAGCCGTTCGCCGCCCACCCGCTGGTGTTCGTCGGGCTGCCCGACCATCCGCTGCTCAAGCGCGGGCCGGCGCCGCTGTCGGCCCTCGACCATGAGGCCCTGCTGGTGCGCGAGGCCGGGTCGGGCACCCGCAGTGCGATGGAAGATGTGTTCCGGGAGCACCGTTTCGAGCCTTGCAGCCGCATCGAGATCTCGAGCAACGAGACCATCAAGCAGGCGGTGATGGCGGGCATGGGGGTCAGCTTTCTGTCGCTGCACACCATCGGCCTCGAACTTCGCAGCGGCCTGATGGCGGTGTTGCCCATCGAGGGCACGCCAGTGATGCGCACCTGGAACGTCGTGCGTCCGTCGTCCAAGGTGTTGTCGCCCGCCGCCGAAGCGTTTCGCTATTTCATCCTCGAAGAGGGCGAACGCCACTTGATGGCGCACGATCGGGAGTTGCTCGGAACCTGA
- a CDS encoding form I ribulose bisphosphate carboxylase large subunit, producing the protein MNKPVEEGVITDAKKRYSAGVLKYRQMGYWMPDYVPRDTDTICLFRITPQEGVDPVEAAAAVAGESSTATWTVVWTDRLTACDNYRAKAYKVEPVPGTPGQYFAWVAYDLILFEEGSIANMTASLIGNVFSFKPLKAIRLEDIRIPVAYVKTFKGPPTGLIVERERLDKFGRPLLGATTKPKLGLSGRNYGRVVYEGLKGGLDFMKDDENINSQPFMHWRDRYLYVMDAVNKASAATGEVKGSYLNVTAATMEDMYERAEFAKELGSVIVMVDLVIGWTAIQSMANWARKHDMILHMHRAGHGTYTRQKTHGVSFRVMAKWLRLAGCDHLHAGTAVGKLEGDPMTVQGYYNVCRDSYTRQDLPRGLFFDQDWADLKKVMPVASGGIHAGQMHQLLDLFGDDVVLQFGGGTIGHPQGIQAGAVANRVALEAMVKARNEGLDLKAEGPEVLRRAAQFCAPLKQALDTWGDVTFNYTPTDTSDYAVTAAVA; encoded by the coding sequence GTGAACAAGCCTGTCGAAGAAGGCGTCATCACCGACGCCAAGAAGCGCTACAGCGCCGGCGTCCTCAAGTACCGTCAGATGGGCTACTGGATGCCCGACTATGTGCCGCGCGACACCGACACCATCTGTTTGTTCCGCATCACACCGCAAGAAGGTGTGGACCCGGTCGAGGCCGCGGCCGCGGTGGCGGGCGAATCGAGCACCGCCACCTGGACCGTGGTCTGGACCGACCGGCTCACCGCCTGCGACAACTACCGTGCCAAGGCCTACAAGGTCGAACCGGTGCCCGGCACGCCGGGCCAGTACTTCGCCTGGGTCGCCTACGACCTGATCCTGTTCGAGGAAGGCTCGATCGCCAACATGACGGCCAGCCTGATCGGCAACGTCTTCAGCTTCAAGCCGCTGAAGGCCATCCGCCTCGAAGACATCCGCATCCCGGTCGCCTACGTCAAGACCTTCAAGGGCCCGCCCACCGGGCTGATCGTCGAGCGCGAACGGCTCGACAAGTTCGGCCGGCCCTTGCTGGGGGCCACCACCAAGCCCAAGCTCGGTCTGTCCGGGCGCAACTACGGTCGAGTGGTTTACGAAGGCCTCAAGGGCGGGCTCGACTTCATGAAAGACGACGAGAACATCAACTCGCAGCCCTTCATGCACTGGCGCGACCGCTATCTCTATGTGATGGACGCGGTGAACAAGGCGAGCGCGGCGACCGGCGAGGTCAAGGGCAGCTATCTGAATGTGACCGCCGCGACGATGGAAGACATGTACGAGCGCGCCGAGTTCGCCAAGGAGCTGGGTTCTGTGATCGTGATGGTCGATTTGGTGATCGGCTGGACGGCGATCCAGTCGATGGCCAACTGGGCCCGCAAGCACGACATGATTCTGCACATGCACCGGGCCGGCCACGGCACCTACACGCGGCAGAAAACGCATGGCGTGAGCTTCCGGGTGATGGCGAAGTGGCTGCGCCTGGCCGGCTGCGACCACCTGCATGCGGGCACGGCGGTCGGCAAGCTCGAAGGCGACCCGATGACCGTGCAGGGCTACTACAACGTCTGCCGCGACAGCTACACCCGCCAGGACCTGCCGCGCGGCCTGTTTTTCGACCAGGACTGGGCCGACCTGAAGAAGGTGATGCCGGTGGCCTCGGGCGGCATCCACGCCGGCCAGATGCACCAGCTGCTCGACCTGTTCGGCGACGACGTGGTGCTGCAGTTCGGCGGCGGCACCATCGGCCACCCGCAGGGCATCCAGGCCGGTGCGGTGGCCAACCGGGTCGCGCTCGAGGCGATGGTGAAGGCCCGCAACGAGGGCCTCGACCTGAAGGCCGAAGGCCCCGAGGTGCTGCGCCGCGCCGCGCAGTTCTGCGCGCCGTTGAAGCAAGCGCTCGACACCTGGGGCGACGTGACCTTCAACTACACCCCCACCGACACCTCCGACTACGCCGTCACCGCGGCGGTCGCCTGA
- a CDS encoding ribulose bisphosphate carboxylase small subunit, with the protein MMTNPTGRLTQGQFSFLPDLTDAEIALQIEYGLNRGYAWSVEYTDDPHPRNTYWEMFGHPMFDLRDAAGVLMELNHCRKTFPRHYIRLLAFDSTRGVESVAMSFIVNRPAVEPGFGTERQEGPGRTLRYTARAYSARSPEGERYGQ; encoded by the coding sequence ATGATGACCAACCCGACCGGGCGCTTGACCCAGGGCCAGTTCAGCTTTCTGCCCGACCTGACCGACGCCGAGATCGCGCTGCAGATCGAGTACGGCCTCAACCGGGGTTATGCCTGGAGCGTCGAATACACCGACGATCCGCATCCGCGCAACACGTATTGGGAGATGTTCGGCCACCCGATGTTCGACCTGCGCGACGCGGCCGGCGTGCTGATGGAGTTGAACCACTGCCGCAAGACCTTCCCGCGCCACTACATCCGCTTGCTGGCCTTCGACTCGACCCGGGGTGTCGAAAGTGTCGCGATGAGCTTCATCGTCAACCGTCCGGCGGTCGAACCCGGCTTCGGCACCGAGCGCCAGGAAGGCCCGGGCCGCACCTTGCGCTACACCGCGCGCGCCTACTCGGCGCGCTCGCCCGAAGGGGAGCGTTATGGCCAGTGA
- the cbbX gene encoding CbbX protein gives MAQPLYAIPGTVSAPPPQAERGDAPDTPAATVAEVLAQTRVEEVLDELDRDLVGLAPVKQRIRDMAALLVIDRLRAHHGLAAASPSLHMSFTGNPGTGKTTVAMRMAQILHRLGYVRKGHLVAVTRDDLVGQYIGHTAPKTREVLKKAMGGVLFIDEAYYLYRPENERDYGQEAIEILLQVMENQRDDLVVILAGYKERMDTFFRSNPGMSSRIAHHLEFPDYSLDELLRIGDQLLAQQHYRFGEGARAAFDAYLTRRLTQPHFANARSVRNALDRVRLRQASRLFGDRERRFTREQLSTIAPEDILASRVFQSVAPSSPAEEHPR, from the coding sequence ATGGCCCAGCCCCTCTACGCCATCCCCGGCACCGTGTCCGCCCCCCCACCCCAGGCCGAGCGCGGCGATGCCCCCGACACCCCTGCCGCGACCGTGGCCGAAGTGCTGGCGCAGACACGGGTGGAAGAAGTACTGGACGAGCTCGACCGTGACCTGGTCGGCCTGGCACCGGTGAAGCAACGCATCCGCGACATGGCGGCCTTGCTGGTGATCGACCGCCTGCGGGCCCACCATGGCCTGGCGGCTGCGTCGCCGTCGCTGCACATGAGCTTCACCGGCAACCCGGGCACCGGCAAGACCACCGTGGCGATGCGCATGGCGCAGATCCTGCACCGGCTCGGCTACGTGCGCAAAGGGCACTTGGTGGCGGTGACGCGCGACGACCTGGTGGGCCAGTACATCGGCCACACGGCGCCCAAGACGCGCGAAGTGCTCAAGAAGGCGATGGGCGGCGTGCTGTTCATCGACGAGGCCTACTACCTCTACCGCCCCGAGAACGAGCGCGACTACGGGCAGGAGGCGATCGAGATCCTGTTGCAGGTGATGGAGAACCAGCGCGACGACCTGGTGGTGATCCTGGCCGGCTACAAGGAGCGGATGGACACCTTCTTCCGCAGCAACCCCGGGATGTCCTCGCGCATCGCACACCACCTCGAGTTCCCCGACTACAGCCTCGACGAGTTGCTGCGCATCGGCGACCAGCTGCTGGCGCAGCAGCACTACCGCTTCGGCGAGGGTGCGCGGGCCGCTTTCGACGCCTACCTGACACGGCGCCTCACGCAGCCTCATTTCGCCAACGCCCGCAGCGTGCGCAACGCCCTCGACCGTGTCCGCTTGCGCCAGGCGAGCCGCTTGTTCGGCGACCGCGAGCGGCGCTTCACACGCGAGCAGCTCAGCACCATCGCCCCGGAAGACATCCTGGCCAGCCGCGTGTTCCAGAGCGTGGCCCCATCGTCCCCTGCAGAGGAGCATCCGAGATGA